The genomic region GTCGATGATGAGCATATCGCCCAACTCGTTGATGGCCTTGagctccggtagcggctcTCGGGTGTAGCGTGGAGAGGTCATGATCTTCGAGAGCGGATCGGCATAGCACAATGGGAGATCGCCTTCGAAGGTCGCCGACTCCAGGCCGCGGATGCGCTTCAGCTCCCTCAAGCAGAGGTGCAGCTTATTGTCAGGGTAGTGCACGCTCGACAGGAAAGAAGGCTTCAAGGTGTCCTTGTACTCAAGTCGGAACCTCTTCAGGTAAGGACTGGTTGCCAGTGCGAGCGCAAAGGACCGCTCAATGGTGTAGACCCACTCCCAGCTCTCCATGCGGATGGTGATACTCTCGACGTTCTTCAGTGCCTGACGAGAGATGAGGCGTGTGAGCATCGGCACCTTCTCTTGGTCAGTGATACGATGGTCGCACGGAAGGAGGATGTTGAGGGGCTTCTTCCGGAGAGCTTGAAGAGCCTCGGCGGAGAACTGTTTGTTGAGTAGCAGAGCTGTCGGTGTGATGCGACGGCGAGGGTATGGGAAGCGGACAACATGATCGGGCCAATTAGCCATCGCGCGGATGATTGACTTGGAGATGTCTGGCCAGTCGACCGCCTGTTCGTAGATCAAGTCTCGAAGTTCCCGCGGGAGGTCTCCAAAGCCGATGGCAGGGTTCTGCATACGGTCCTGCATTGCACGAGCCTGGTCTGGTATGATGCCGATGAGCGTGACCTTCTTGACGTTGTGTACCCGGCGGAGAGAGTTGATCGCATCGCGCATTTGGTCACGAAAGCCGCAGTCGTGCCTAGTAGACACGCACTCCGTCATATGTTCCTGCAGACGGTCGTCGCCGAATCGGATGGTGAGGTTCTTGAGGTTGTGACCTTTTGCCAGTATTTTCCCCAGATCTTTCAGGAGGCGCATGTATCCGTTCCAGGACTCTGGAAGGATTCTGCCTTTGATGATAGGATGGCCATCGTCGGTGATGTGGATCGAGGAGATATGTCGGAGGAGATGCGGGCTGCAGAATGTCAGTGTATGTTTGTGTCGAAAGATCAATGCTCAACGTACCTCACGACCCTGGTCGTATCCCTAGCAGTGAGAAGGCCGTGGTGGAAAGTGATACCTCGCTTCATGAGCATGTACGAAGCTTCCGCGTAGATTTGTTTGTTCAGAACAAGAAGTGCCGGTGTACGCTTGTGTGGCAGAGGAGGCCCCTGCCCACGCCTTTCGGTTCTCGGCCTCATGAGGTATCCATGTAGCTCGTCGAAGTAGGCCTCGATACCGCCGTACCCGAGTACCAAGTCATAGATCATGTTGCGGATTTCAGCTGGGAGGTCGAGGAACTGCTTTGATATCAGAGTCTGTTCGAGTAGCTCGCAGAGGTCGGAAGCCATTACCGGAAGAATGCGTCGGACCAGCTTACACTGGTACCGAGTCACTCGTCTCTTTGTCTGCAGGAGTGTGGTTGAGGTCTGATGTTCCTTAAGTAATGTTAGTAACCTTCGTGAAGCACCAGAGCCGCCACGTACCATTGTGAAGCCTGATATTGTTGCACCTCCGAAGCGATGACAATAAGATGCACTGCTATTGTCGTCGAGGTAGAGCGCTGAATGGTGGGATTAGATGGCTAGATGCGAAGATGTGGTGATTGTTATTGTTGGTGTGATGCTCAATGGGGAGGTTGCCATTGTCGCCGTAGAAATATGCCTCTCGTCAATGGCACTAAATTAGCGCCACTTGCAAATGTGCAGAAGCTAGCCCGCAGCTATGTGTTTCAGAGTGAGTGAAGCAGAGGCAGTCGTGGGAAGGTGGCGAGTACGTCTAGGAGCGGGAAGTGCTGGGTCATGGCCTTTCGTTAACCATTTCGATCCGTACCATTATATCGTTCGACAGAGTGGCGAATCGTTTCTAACTCCACAGTAGACGTCTCTGACATCCTCGATAGCAACATTGTGCTGTCCACAGGCATTTGAGTGGGAATGGCAGTGAAGGCGATGGGTCGTGATGTCGTGATATCTTCAATGCCTTCCCGAAGCTTCACAATAGTGACTGCCCCGCCTGCCTCACTTTTAGCCTCAGCCGCGCTCACCGCCATTTGGGCTGTAGTGAATTCAAACATCTCGTCGACGTTGATCTCGTGAGCATCAAAGCTTCGCTGCTGCCTGTCGCCTCCGGTCTCGCGTGCACCAATCGCCAGTGTAACGTGTTTTCAACCACTCGTCGTAGACTCGCTTGGCTTCGGCAGGATCCTCGACCTTCAGCATGGTATCATATACCTCGAGCTGCTCCCAGAAGCCAGGATTTGGGTCTGCGACTCCGCGCCCTTCCTGAAGCTGTGAAAGTGCCTCGTCAGGAGACACGCCAAACTTCCACATAAGATAAGCACAGATGATAGTAGCCGATCTCGATTTGCCCATAGCACAATGAACAAACACCCTGCCACCAGCTTTGATCGCGGTGTCGATGAAGTTGTTTGTATCCGGAAAGCGCGCTACTATGTTCTCATTCGGATCGTCGTCTAACCGAACTTGCATGGTAGTATAGTCCTTGAAATGACCAGTCTCGTAGAGGTCGTAGTCGAGCACGGACAGGATGTGAGTGATTCTAGCGTCGCGGAACAAATCCTGGCGTTGGTACAATGCATGTAGGCCTCCAATGTAGAGGCCACCGGCTCTTGGAGCTTCGTCTACCCAACCCATGATATTCGGACTATGCTATCATCTGATCAATTCATGAAGAGGGCGTGGATGGGCGTAGAATTGTAGTTGATGACGAAGTGGTGAAAGGTCAGGGACGAGATGAAGTCAAAGCGGTCCGCGCCACGTGCCGAGGTTGCAGCGGCAGATCACACGGCTGTCATGTGTAAACATTGTGCGGTGAGCGCGACAAGGTGAAGTCGGTAAGTACTTATGCAGATGCTGTAGAGTGAAGGGAAAACCAGACTTAACCCACTGACGGTCCCCACAGCATACTACCGCTTGAGCGTCTTCTGCTTTTCGGCACTCTCGACAACCTTCTTCTTGACAGCCAGCCCTTTGCGGCCTCTGACACCGTCAACGTATCTTAGTGCGACATTCTCCTTATCAGCAAGCTCACCAAGATCTTCTAGCTCTTCCTCGGTGCGAGGCACCCAGTAAGGATCCTGATCGACTGCCTCATATCCTTCGAAGACTAGCTGCGGCTGTGCGAAGCCAGATGTGCGCTGCCTGATCTCATCGGAGAATCCGAAAGACATAGCAACCGGCAGCAAACACTGAATCGTGAAGTTCGTCGATGGTTCCAAAAGTGATTCGCTCACGATACGACCTCTTCTCCGGGTGATGACGGAGTAAACACGACCCAGCACTTCAGCCGATGCTTGAATCTCGCAGCTGTACATGGCAAGCAGGATACGCGGACTCCAATCAAGGAAACCTTGACGAACGGACTCTCGGACTGTGCGAATGATCTCGCCAGTAAGGCGACCAATGTTGGCGCTCACCTCATCCTCGCCGAGCTCTGTCTGTACATCTTCAAGGAACACGGCCACGCCTTGCATTGGCTCGTGGCATAGCGGACCTTGGTTAGTGGCAAGCTGGAAGCCGTAGGCGATCTTATCTGCCAGTGTTGAAGCATTGTCTCCCTCGTGGTCTGTAGGTTCCTCGTGTTCTTCTCGTAAGCTGAAATGATGTTAGTGATCATGATTGAAACAGGTGGTAATGGTGAACTCACAACTTGCCGCAGATACCAGCTCGTGTGGCATCAATCAGTATATTCGGTCCAACGCGACGTGGACCAAAGCTGGTGATCTTTTCGACAGCGTCCTTCCAGATTTCTCGATCAATTTTCTCCTCGGCGAAAGCGTCAGTCAGGCCTTGCTTGAACTCAGCCATACTCAGTTGCTGACCTCCCTCGTCGGATGTGTCTTCGGCGTCGACCTCTTGTTCGACTGGCTCTTCCGGCTGAGCGCCATTCTTCTCCGCGCCACCAGTCAAGCGTTCCTCTTCCTGTGCTTTGCGCTCGGAATACAGACGTTTGACAGCTCCCGTATGCTTGACTAGGAACTCGGTGACTGGCGCTGGCAAAGGACGAACACCAAGGCGTATAGTAACTTGCTTACTAGATGTGACACCGTCGATCCGACCTCGGCCAAGAG from Fulvia fulva chromosome 2, complete sequence harbors:
- a CDS encoding Dual specificity protein phosphatase 1; this encodes MGWVDEAPRAGGLYIGGLHALYQRQDLFRDARITHILSVLDYDLYETGHFKDYTTMQVRLDDDPNENIVARFPDTNNFIDTAIKAGGRVFVHCAMGKSRSATIICAYLMWKFGVSPDEALSQLQEGRGVADPNPGFWEQLEVYDTMLKVEDPAEAKRVYDEWLKTRYTGDWCTRDRRRQAAAKL